Proteins encoded within one genomic window of Platichthys flesus chromosome 17, fPlaFle2.1, whole genome shotgun sequence:
- the pex1 gene encoding peroxisome biogenesis factor 1: MFSNQGIQPVTVVFNNSKNCFLHLPPRLISHLSLNENQALELSWDHGSPLYLSWTLNRTPSSYDSHEVELCRQLGEKFGLKDGEQGFLKPCQQVSSVHQVFVEPLSSDDWEILELHSAALEQQLLDQIRVVFQDAVFPVWVDSHTAIYIRIASLSPSVPYGRLEQFTELVVSPKSRAGISGLSGSPSRSSVESNFQIENSDLYSPSSRQSLENNALVPQSHQWGGIADLRSLLRYMIKGTCDPIKEPPPVPSIPSIFTDSIYRVCGAPPDSLCTISHAATSVIHLFPSRHGLNAGVIGGQSLVTYGLLSKVPAPKETRARVKQAMEKKKNTRDTKVDASMEGVEDMKEEEVMVVRVVYHCDEKLYGKQSSLRKGEIHHGRVWIPQPLAVSLNISPHSVVRIKPVKSSIKVASAIRLQPLTPLPEEDDEAIQTAFLGWLHTQSHEPLACLTARSGTILLHGTDAKLEFALTVLKPEEASDPPDQLFLLAHTLIQKEHIQVHRESVTMPAVRAETPNPALPSLSVLGGIDELSTTGFEFISCCLLGSPLSRELGTTGQGLQGGALLITGAKGSGKSTLSQALCRKAREDLDAHVEVVDCRKLQGKRAESVRQMLQDIFEQAEWKQPSVVLLDDLDQVTGAPTSPEHEHGPEALLQQHIAQSLKDVVDEVVVHSSLVCLIITSQSEHSLHPSLTEVHGSHFIQRFVNIQPPDQAQRAEILRRLILRRSGLSEENLQILDLGAVAKETEGYAPQDLALLLERAVHANTAQRGQSDQGVSLSWSDFAQALKGFTPPSLWGADLHIPSGTGLERVGGLREVRQQLMDTILLPAKYPILFSNLPIRHCSGILLYGAPGTGKTLLARAVAKDSGMNFISIKGPELLSKYIGASEQGVRDVFQRAQAAKPCILFFDEFDSLAPRRGHDSTGVTDRVVNQLLTQLDGVEGLQGVYVLAASSRPDLIDPAVLRPGRLDKSLYCPPPDLESRVEILRALSSGVPLAADVDLEQLAALTERFTGADLKALLYNAQLEAIHNSLGTSTPNELTCGSDSDMSLSSMIFPNNISGSEDSVGEGDPTTGLDQSMVLLEPDELQVENEHHRRNIWRLYFGSSDESELGNSPISGLNSQFVSGSSSVTQDCIGASARDPSGSLPPAYTSSLQRGYEELGPEQLERLQQDVNSIKNNYRKANEEYPRVPSASTQPGLLLCLAHMTSALAATRPSLSKTDWNRYTKLYESFGGSGEGKSLPSVTFKPGQRVTLA; encoded by the exons AACCAAGCTTTGGAGTTGTCCTGGGACCATGGGTCACCCCTCTACCTCAGTTGGACACTAAACAGAACCCCCTCCAGCTATGACAGCCATGAAGTGGAGCTGTGTCGGCAACTAGGAGAAAAGTTTGGCCTGAAAGATGGAGAGCAG GGCTTCCTGAAACCATGTCAGCAGGTCTCATCGGTGCATCAAGTATTTGTAGAGCCTCTATCGTCAGATGACTGGGAGATCCTG GAGCTTCACAGTGCTgcactggagcagcagctgttagATCAGATCAGAGTGGTGTTCCAAGATGCTGTCTTTCCTGTGTGGGTGGACAGCCACACAGCCATCTACATCCGAATAG CATCACTTTCGCCTTCTGTGCCCTATGGTCGCCTGGAGCAGTTCACAGAACTAGTTGTGTCTCCGAAGAGCCGTGCTGGAATTAGTGGCCTCAGTGGTTCTCCTTCGAGGAGCAGTGTGGAATCAAATTTTCAAATAGAGAACTCAGATCTCTATTCACCCTCCTCCAGACAGTCTTTAGAAAATAATGCTCTTGTCCCTCAAAGCCACCAGTGGGGTGGCATAGCTGACCTGAGGAGCCTCCTGCGCTATATGATTAAGGGAACTTGTGAcccgattaaagagccaccaccTGTCCCTAGCATCCCTTCTATCTTTACAGACTCTATCTACAGAGTATGTGGTGCACCTCCCGACTCCCTTTGTACCATAAGCCACGCTGCAACCAGtgtaattcatttatttccatcGCGGCACGGACTAAATGCTGGAGTCATTGGAGGTCAGTCTCTAGTGACCTACGGTCTGCTCTCCAAAGTTCCTGCCCCTAAAGAAACAAGGGCCAGAGTCAAGCAGGCcatggagaaaaagaagaacacaCGAGATACCAAAGTTGATGCCTCTATGGAGGGGGTTGAGGAcatgaaagaagaagaggtcATGGTGGTCAGGGTGGTGTACCATTGTGATGAGAAACTATATGGCAAACAAAGCAGTCTCAGAAAGGGAGAGATCCATCATGGAAGAGTATGG atCCCACAGCCCTTGGCCGTCAGCCTGAATATCAGCCCACATTCAGTGGTTCGAATTAAGCCTGTAAAATCAAGTATCAAAGTGGCCTCCGCTATTCGTCTACAGCCTCTGACACCTCTG CCTGAGGAGGACGATGAGGCGATCCAGACAGCTTTCCTTGGTTGGCTGCACACTCAGAGTCATGAACCTTTAGCCTGTCTGACTGCACGGTCTGGCACCATCCTCCTACATGGAACTGATG CAAAGTTAGAGTTCGCTTTAACTGTACTGAAACCAGAGGAAGCAAGCGATCCTCCTGACCAACTGTTTTTACTGGCACACACTCTCATTCAGAAGGAACACATACAG GTACACAGAGAGTCAGTGACCATGCCAGCTGTGAGAGCTGAAACACCAAACCCGGCACTTCCCTCCCTCAGTGTCCTCGG TGGGATTGATGAGCTTAGTACGACTGGATTTGAGttcatctcctgctgccttctgGGTAGTCCCCTTTCACGAGAGCTTGGTACCACTGGTCAGGGTCTCCAAGGAGGAGCTCTACTCATCACTGGTGCTAAG GGAAGTGGGAAGAGCACTCTTTCCCAAGCCCTCTGCAGAAAAGCTAGAGAAGATTTGGATGCCCATGTGGAGGTGGTGGACTGCAGAAAGCTACAAG GCAAAAGGGCAGAAAGTGTGAGACAGATGCTGCAGGACATTTTTGAGCAGGCCGAGTGGAAGCAGCCTTCAGTGGTTCTTCTTGATGACCTGGATCAAGTAACAGGGGCACCAACCTCACCAGAACACGAGCACGGCCCCGAGGCGCTGCTGCAACAGCACATCGCTCAGA GTCTGAAGGATGTGGTGGATGAGGTGGTGGTTCACTCCAGCCTGGTGTGTCTGATCATCACCAGCCAGAGTGAGCACTCTCTCCACCCCTCGCTGACCGAAGTGCACGGGTCCCACTTCATCCAGAGATTTGTAAACATCCAGCCACCAGACCAG gcacagagagcagagatcCTGCGGCGTCTCATCCTCAGAAGGTCTGGCCTGTCCGAGGAGAACTTACAGATCCTTGACCTGGGGGCTGTTGCCAAGGAGACGGAGGGCTATGCACCTCAGGATTTGGCGCTGCTGCTAGAGCGAGCTGTCCATGCTAACACAGCACAAAGAGGACAAAGTGATCAGG GTGTGTCTCTATCGTGGAGTGACTTTGCACAGGCTCTTAAAGGGTTCACGCCTCCCTCGCTGTGGGGGGCAGACCTCCACATCCCAAGTGGAACCGGGctggagagggtgggggggctgagAGAGGTGCGGCAGCAGCTCATGGACACAATACTGCTCCCCGCCAAG TATCCCATCCTCTTCTCCAATCTTCCTATCCGCCATTGCTCAGGAATATTGTTGTATGGAGCCCCTGGTACAGGGAAAACCCTGCTGGCCAGGGCTGTGGCCAAAGACAGTGGTATGAACTTCATCAGCATCAAG GGACCTGAACTTCTGAGTAAGTACATCGGAGCCAGTGAGCAGGGAGTCCGGGATGTTTTCCAGAG GGCACAAGCAGCCAAGCCGTGCATCCTGTTCTTCGATGAGTTTGACTCTTTAGCCCCCAGGAGGGGCCACGACAGCACAGGGGTAACTGACCGTGTGGTGAACCAGCTCCTCACCCAGCTGGATGGGGTGGAGGGACTGCAGg gTGTGTACGTGCTTGCAGCCTCCAGCCGCCCAGATCTGATCGACCCAGCCGTGCTGAGACCTGGACGACTGGACAAGTCCCTCTACTGCCCCCCTCCTGACCTG GAGTCTCGTGTGGAGATCCTCAGGGCTCTGAGTAGTGGTGTTCCCCTGGCTGCTGATGTGGACCTGGAGCAGCTGGCAGCCCTGACAGAGCGGTTCACAGGTGCAGACCTGAAGGCCCTGCTCTACAACGCACAGCTGGAGGCCATCCACAACAGCCTGGGCACCAGCACACCGAAT GAGCTGACCTGCGGCTCAGACAGCGACATGAGTCTGTCCTCCATGATCTTCCCAAACAACATCAGCGGCTCAGAGGATTCGGTCGGGGAGGGAGACCCAACCACAGGGTTGGACCAGTCCATGGTTCTGCTGGAGCCCGATGAGCTCCAAGTAGAAAACGAACACCATCGTAGAAACATCTGGAGACTCTACTTTGGAAGCTCCGACGAGTCCGAGTTGGGGAATTCACCGATTTCAGGACTG AACTCCCAGTTCGTCTCTGGCTCCAGCTCCGTGACCCAGGACTGTATCGGGGCATCAGCTCGTGACCCCAGCGGCTCTCTCCCTCCCGCCTACACGTCCTCCCTCCAGAGGGGATACGAAGAGCTGGGCCCGGAGCAGTTGGAGCGCCTACAACAAGACGTCAACAGCATCAAGAACAACTACAGGAAAGCCAAT gagGAGTATCCCCGGGTCCCTTCAGCCTCCACCCAGCCGGGCCTGTTGCTGTGTCTGGCTCACATGACCTCCGCCCTGGCTGCGACCAGACCGTCTCTCAGCAAGACCGACTGGAACAGATACACAAAACT GTATGAAAGCTTCGGCGGTTCAGGAGAGGGGAAATCTCTTCCCTCCGTCACATTTAAACCCGGACAACGTGTAACTTTAGCTTga